A genomic stretch from Corynebacterium sp. 21KM1197 includes:
- a CDS encoding A/G-specific adenine glycosylase — MVTTLQHDVIAWYRAHARDLPWRAPGTTAWEVLLSEVMSQQTPVARVAPIWEQWRRRWPTPADFADAGRDEVLRAWGRLGYPRRALRLHECAAEIVRRFGGVVPDEVEDLLSLPGIGEYTARAVACFHYGRNVPVVDTNVRRVYRRAIEGRYLAGTASKRELAQVGALLPEHDGPTFSVGLMELGALVCTASSPSCAICPLQARCAWVTAGCPQPSAEEKKRRRVQKYEGTDRHARGTIMALLRGAESVTQEQIDVAWPDAAQRSRALFGLLDDGLAEQRADGTFRLPR; from the coding sequence CCCGCGACCTCCCCTGGCGTGCGCCCGGCACCACGGCCTGGGAGGTGCTGCTCTCCGAGGTCATGAGCCAACAAACCCCCGTGGCGCGCGTGGCCCCCATCTGGGAACAGTGGCGGCGGCGCTGGCCCACCCCCGCAGACTTCGCCGACGCGGGCCGCGACGAGGTACTGCGCGCCTGGGGCCGCCTGGGCTATCCCCGCCGCGCACTGCGGCTCCACGAGTGCGCCGCCGAGATCGTCCGGCGCTTCGGCGGCGTGGTGCCCGACGAGGTGGAGGATCTGCTCAGCCTCCCCGGCATCGGGGAATACACCGCGCGCGCCGTGGCCTGCTTCCACTACGGCCGCAACGTGCCCGTGGTGGACACCAACGTGCGCCGCGTGTACCGCCGCGCCATTGAGGGCCGCTACCTCGCCGGAACCGCCTCAAAAAGGGAGCTTGCCCAGGTAGGCGCGCTGCTGCCGGAGCACGACGGCCCCACCTTCTCCGTGGGGCTCATGGAACTCGGCGCACTCGTGTGCACCGCTTCCTCCCCCTCCTGCGCTATCTGTCCGCTGCAAGCGCGTTGCGCCTGGGTGACCGCCGGGTGCCCGCAACCCAGCGCGGAGGAAAAGAAGCGCCGCCGGGTGCAAAAATACGAGGGCACCGACCGCCACGCACGCGGCACCATCATGGCCCTGCTGCGCGGCGCGGAATCCGTCACCCAGGAGCAGATCGACGTCGCCTGGCCCGACGCCGCCCAGCGCTCCCGCGCGCTGTTTGGTTTGCTTGACGACGGCCTCGCGGAGCAACGTGCCGACGGCACGTTCCGGCTGCCGCGTTGA
- a CDS encoding ATP-binding protein: MEDISLDQVTTRAEDQWFDRKSFEIKPKDLAKALVGLANTEGGIIAWGIRDCKLQGIPTPDQDNAMRQATLDFTDPTVEVRSTRLSGTTPDGKPAQVVLLKVSPSPRVHYLTNSECWLRVGDETKQLKKIEDIQELAYSKGERTHDSTPVANTSVNDIDPTLLQKYASTIGSSSADNALQARHLLTREDSATVGAILMLGKDPQEFFPHATIRVLKWAEKDRHYGRNQLLEADRHFTGTIPSQIEEARKYILSLLPHTSRLGREGAFIREPVVPTDAWLEGLVNAAIHRSYSLTGDHIRFEIYPDRIEITNPGRFPGLADPRDPESISRFARNPTIARMASELRIGQELGEGIRRIFSEMRDVGFTDPAYSQTNGTVTLRLGTARRVSEQDLASLPTGAAAILTVLQRADTPLGTGDIATMVNMSRPSTRNALTALRDAGYITWQGQSPRDPRATWAIKDAL, from the coding sequence ATGGAAGACATATCTCTTGACCAGGTCACGACCCGCGCAGAGGACCAGTGGTTTGATCGGAAGTCTTTCGAGATCAAGCCAAAGGACCTCGCAAAAGCGCTCGTCGGCCTTGCCAACACCGAGGGAGGGATCATCGCCTGGGGGATCCGCGACTGCAAACTCCAGGGGATCCCTACCCCAGATCAAGACAACGCCATGCGCCAAGCCACCCTGGATTTCACCGATCCCACCGTGGAAGTGCGTTCCACCCGCCTCAGCGGAACCACCCCAGACGGCAAACCTGCGCAAGTGGTTCTACTCAAGGTGTCACCCAGCCCCCGGGTGCACTACCTCACCAACAGCGAATGTTGGCTGCGCGTGGGCGATGAGACCAAGCAACTCAAAAAAATTGAAGATATCCAAGAACTGGCCTACTCCAAGGGCGAGCGCACCCATGACTCCACCCCAGTAGCGAATACAAGCGTAAACGACATTGATCCTACCCTGTTACAGAAATACGCCAGCACCATTGGATCAAGCAGCGCCGACAATGCGCTGCAAGCGCGACACCTGCTCACCCGAGAAGACAGCGCAACCGTCGGGGCCATCCTCATGCTCGGCAAGGACCCCCAAGAGTTTTTCCCGCACGCCACGATACGGGTGCTGAAGTGGGCGGAAAAGGATCGCCACTACGGACGTAATCAACTGCTTGAGGCGGATCGTCATTTCACCGGCACCATCCCCTCCCAGATCGAGGAGGCAAGGAAGTACATCCTCTCCCTGCTCCCCCACACCTCCCGACTGGGGCGAGAGGGGGCATTCATCCGGGAACCCGTGGTACCCACTGACGCATGGCTGGAGGGGCTGGTCAACGCCGCCATCCATCGCTCGTACAGCCTCACCGGAGACCATATCCGTTTTGAGATCTACCCCGACCGCATAGAGATCACCAACCCCGGACGCTTTCCCGGCCTTGCAGACCCACGCGACCCGGAAAGCATTAGCCGCTTTGCCCGCAACCCCACCATCGCGCGCATGGCCTCCGAACTTCGCATCGGACAGGAACTTGGTGAGGGGATTCGCCGCATTTTCTCAGAAATGCGTGACGTAGGCTTCACTGACCCTGCTTACAGCCAGACCAACGGCACGGTCACCCTCCGGCTAGGCACTGCCCGAAGGGTAAGCGAACAGGACCTTGCTTCCCTCCCCACCGGAGCAGCAGCCATACTGACTGTCTTGCAACGAGCAGACACGCCACTCGGCACGGGCGACATCGCCACGATGGTTAACATGAGCAGGCCCTCCACCCGCAATGCCCTCACCGCCTTGCGAGACGCCGGATACATTACGTGGCAGGGGCAATCACCCCGCGATCCTCGCGCCACGTGGGCCATCAAGGACGCCCTCTAG
- a CDS encoding DUF4236 domain-containing protein produces MGLQYRKRKKTGKNSWINVSGSGASASTKIGPITVNSRGGFWVNLPGGLNFRGRWKK; encoded by the coding sequence ATGGGTTTGCAGTACCGCAAGCGGAAAAAGACGGGCAAGAACAGTTGGATCAACGTCTCCGGCTCGGGGGCCTCGGCCTCCACCAAGATTGGGCCGATCACGGTGAATAGCCGTGGTGGCTTCTGGGTGAATCTCCCCGGTGGCCTGAACTTCCGGGGGCGGTGGAAGAAGTAG
- a CDS encoding ABC-ATPase domain-containing protein — translation MKNLNDLRCDLTRLDGKPYRAYRDLTGTTYDLGRGVNFTLDRAQVDPYAPPSLAHLRLPLNLSQYRERGERVAAADYLTRVFDRAARGSRDIQIGRIGQQILERTTAEVHEDYALVRFTVALPAAGRRIKGRLAATILTEALPGVAGKTLGVDTQALDRHVSLHRDQEWLRGQLPELGLVAFVGEGAVLPRRSGDSDEPLVDAVPFASPESLRREVTLPSGRTLTGMGVPEGVTVIVGGGYHGKSTLLRAIERGVYPHIEGDGREWVIARPAAVSVRAEDGRAVSGADISAFINNLPSGEDTTSFSTTNASGSTSQAANLVEAIEAGADTLLIDEDTSATNFMIRDERMRALISADREPITPFVDTVRALYRDAGVSTVLVAGGSGAFFSVADHVIALDAYRVSDVTSQAHDLGGKPPSTSAGFRPGAPRVPVELRAPGKRKPAAAKGRTLIRYGKSTIDLGPAEQLVDQSQTTGIAHAIDLLERRLGSGESLRGAVEQIAALIDAQGLSALSPHRGHPGLYARPRVHEIMAAVNRYRGLEVE, via the coding sequence ATGAAGAACCTCAACGATCTACGCTGTGACCTCACCCGCCTCGACGGTAAGCCCTATAGGGCTTACCGCGATCTGACGGGAACCACGTATGACCTGGGCCGGGGGGTGAATTTCACCCTCGATCGCGCCCAGGTCGATCCGTATGCGCCGCCGTCGTTAGCCCACCTGCGGCTGCCGCTCAACCTGAGCCAGTACCGGGAACGCGGGGAGCGCGTGGCCGCCGCCGATTACCTCACCCGCGTGTTTGATCGGGCGGCGCGGGGGAGCCGGGATATTCAGATCGGCCGCATTGGCCAGCAGATCTTAGAGCGCACCACCGCCGAGGTGCATGAGGATTATGCCCTGGTGCGCTTTACCGTGGCGCTGCCCGCCGCCGGACGCAGGATCAAGGGCCGCCTGGCCGCCACGATCCTCACCGAGGCCCTGCCTGGCGTGGCGGGGAAAACGCTGGGCGTGGATACCCAGGCCCTTGATCGCCACGTGAGCCTGCACCGGGATCAGGAATGGCTGCGCGGCCAGCTCCCGGAGCTGGGCCTGGTGGCTTTTGTGGGGGAGGGGGCCGTGCTGCCGCGTCGCTCCGGGGATAGCGATGAGCCCCTGGTGGACGCCGTGCCCTTTGCCTCCCCCGAGAGCCTGCGCCGCGAGGTGACGCTGCCCAGCGGCCGCACGCTCACCGGCATGGGTGTTCCCGAGGGCGTGACCGTGATCGTGGGCGGCGGCTACCACGGCAAGTCCACGCTGCTGCGCGCCATCGAGCGCGGCGTGTATCCCCATATCGAGGGCGATGGCCGGGAATGGGTGATTGCCCGTCCGGCGGCGGTCTCCGTGCGTGCCGAGGACGGCCGCGCGGTCAGCGGCGCGGACATCTCCGCTTTTATTAATAACCTGCCCTCCGGGGAGGACACCACCTCCTTTTCCACCACCAACGCCTCCGGCTCCACCTCCCAGGCGGCCAATCTGGTGGAGGCCATCGAGGCAGGCGCGGACACCCTGCTCATCGACGAGGACACCTCCGCCACCAACTTCATGATCCGCGACGAGCGCATGCGCGCCCTGATCAGCGCCGACCGCGAGCCGATCACCCCCTTCGTGGACACCGTGCGCGCCCTCTACCGCGACGCCGGGGTTTCCACTGTGTTGGTTGCCGGTGGCTCCGGGGCGTTCTTCTCCGTGGCCGATCACGTGATCGCGCTCGACGCCTACCGAGTCTCCGACGTCACCTCCCAGGCCCACGACCTCGGCGGTAAGCCACCATCGACCTCGGCGGGGTTCCGTCCGGGTGCCCCGCGCGTGCCCGTGGAGTTGCGCGCCCCCGGCAAGCGCAAACCGGCCGCCGCCAAGGGCCGCACTCTTATTAGGTATGGAAAGAGCACCATCGACCTCGGGCCCGCCGAGCAACTGGTGGATCAATCCCAGACCACCGGCATCGCCCACGCGATTGACCTGCTGGAACGTCGCCTGGGTTCGGGGGAATCGCTGCGGGGGGCCGTAGAGCAGATCGCGGCGCTTATCGACGCCCAGGGCCTTTCCGCCCTCTCCCCGCACCGGGGGCATCCGGGTCTCTATGCCCGGCCTCGCGTTCACGAGATCATGGCGGCGGTGAATAGGTATAGGGGGTTGGAGGTGGAGTGA
- a CDS encoding ATP-dependent Clp protease ATP-binding subunit, with translation MFERFTDRARRVIVLAQEEARMLNHNYIGTEHILLGLIHEGEGVAAKALESMGISLDDVRREVEEIIGHGSQPHTGHIPFTPRAKKVLELSLREGLQMGHKYIGTEFLLLGLIREGEGVAAQVLVKLGADLPRVRQQVIQLLSGYEGGQGTNPEGNQSTKGGPVGAGAASGPGGGGGRGGSSGDRSNSLVLDQFGRNLTQAAKDGKLDPVVGREKEIERVMQVLSRRTKNNPVLIGEPGVGKTAVVEGLALDIVNGKVPETLKDKQLYSLDLGSLVAGSRYRGDFEERLKKVLKEINQRGDIILFIDEIHTLVGAGAAEGAIDAASLLKPKLARGELQTIGATTLDEYRKHIEKDAALERRFQPVQVPEPSVELSVEILKGLRDRYEAHHRVSITDSALEAAVRLSDRYINDRYLPDKAVDLIDEAGARMRIKRMTAPEGLREVDERIAAVRKEKEAAIDAQDFEKAAGLRDKERKLGEERAEKEKQWRDGDLEDIAEVGEEQIAEVLGNWTGIPVFKLTEEESTRLLNMEAELHKRIIGQDDAVKSVARAIRRTRAGLKDPKRPSGSFIFAGPSGVGKTELSKALAEFLFGEEDALIQIDMGEFHDRFTASRLFGAPPGYVGYEEGGQLTEKVRRKPFSVVLFDEIEKAHKEIYNTLLQVLEEGRLTDGQGRVVDFKNTVLIFTSNLGTQDISKAVGMGFTGSSENDEAAQYQRMKNKVHDELKKHFKPEFLNRIDDTVVFHQLSQDQIVQMVELLIGRVEKMLQAKDMGIELTEKAKSLLAKRGFDPVLGARPLRRTIQREIEDTMSEKILFGELGAGEIVTVDVEGWDGDSKETQDAKFTFTPRPKPLPEDAFEEIEEEVREVTEDSE, from the coding sequence ATGTTCGAGAGGTTTACGGATCGCGCGCGCCGCGTCATCGTGCTGGCGCAGGAAGAAGCGCGAATGCTTAACCACAATTACATCGGCACCGAGCACATCCTGCTCGGCCTCATTCACGAGGGCGAGGGCGTGGCGGCCAAGGCCCTGGAATCCATGGGCATTTCGCTTGACGACGTCCGCCGCGAGGTCGAGGAAATTATCGGTCACGGTTCCCAGCCGCACACCGGCCACATCCCCTTTACCCCCCGCGCCAAGAAGGTGCTGGAACTTTCCCTCCGCGAGGGCCTACAAATGGGCCACAAGTACATCGGCACGGAGTTTCTGCTGCTGGGCCTGATCCGAGAGGGCGAGGGCGTGGCCGCCCAGGTGCTGGTCAAGCTCGGTGCGGATCTGCCGCGCGTGCGTCAGCAGGTGATTCAGCTGCTCTCCGGTTATGAGGGCGGCCAGGGCACCAACCCGGAGGGTAATCAGTCCACCAAGGGCGGCCCCGTGGGTGCGGGTGCGGCCTCGGGCCCCGGTGGCGGCGGTGGCCGTGGTGGTTCCTCGGGAGATCGCTCGAACTCCCTGGTCTTAGATCAGTTTGGTCGCAACCTTACCCAGGCAGCCAAGGACGGCAAGTTGGACCCGGTGGTGGGGCGCGAGAAGGAAATCGAGCGCGTCATGCAGGTGCTCAGCCGCCGCACCAAGAACAACCCGGTGCTTATCGGTGAGCCCGGCGTGGGCAAGACCGCCGTGGTGGAGGGCCTGGCCCTGGACATCGTCAATGGCAAGGTGCCGGAGACGCTCAAGGATAAGCAGCTCTATTCCCTGGATCTGGGTTCCCTGGTGGCCGGATCGCGCTATCGCGGTGACTTCGAGGAGCGCCTGAAGAAGGTGCTCAAGGAGATCAACCAGCGCGGGGACATCATCTTGTTCATCGATGAGATTCACACCCTGGTGGGCGCGGGTGCCGCCGAGGGGGCTATCGACGCCGCCTCGCTGCTCAAGCCCAAGTTGGCGCGCGGCGAACTCCAGACCATCGGCGCCACCACCCTGGATGAGTACCGCAAGCACATCGAGAAGGACGCCGCCCTGGAGCGCCGCTTCCAGCCGGTGCAGGTGCCCGAGCCCTCGGTGGAACTCTCGGTGGAGATCCTCAAGGGCCTGCGGGATCGTTACGAGGCACACCACCGCGTGTCCATCACGGACTCCGCCCTGGAGGCCGCCGTGCGGCTTTCCGATCGCTACATCAACGATCGGTACTTGCCCGATAAGGCCGTGGACCTCATCGACGAGGCCGGTGCCCGCATGCGCATCAAGCGCATGACCGCGCCGGAGGGCCTGCGCGAGGTGGACGAGCGGATCGCCGCCGTGCGCAAGGAAAAAGAAGCCGCGATTGACGCCCAGGACTTTGAAAAGGCCGCCGGCCTGCGCGATAAGGAGCGCAAGTTGGGCGAGGAGCGCGCCGAGAAGGAAAAGCAGTGGCGTGACGGCGACCTAGAGGACATCGCCGAGGTGGGTGAGGAGCAGATCGCGGAGGTGCTGGGCAACTGGACCGGCATTCCGGTGTTCAAGCTCACTGAGGAGGAGTCCACGCGCCTGCTCAACATGGAGGCGGAACTGCACAAGCGGATCATCGGCCAGGACGACGCCGTGAAGTCCGTGGCGCGTGCCATCCGCCGCACCCGCGCGGGCCTGAAGGACCCCAAGCGCCCCTCCGGTTCCTTCATCTTCGCCGGCCCCTCCGGTGTGGGTAAGACGGAACTGTCCAAGGCGCTCGCGGAGTTCCTCTTTGGCGAGGAGGACGCTCTCATTCAGATCGACATGGGCGAGTTCCACGATCGCTTCACCGCCTCCCGGCTCTTTGGCGCTCCCCCCGGATACGTGGGTTACGAGGAGGGCGGCCAGCTCACCGAGAAGGTGCGCCGCAAGCCGTTCTCCGTGGTGCTCTTCGACGAGATCGAGAAGGCCCACAAGGAGATCTACAACACCCTGCTTCAGGTGCTGGAGGAGGGTCGGCTTACCGACGGCCAGGGCCGCGTGGTGGACTTCAAGAACACCGTGCTGATCTTCACCTCGAACCTGGGCACCCAGGACATCTCCAAGGCCGTGGGCATGGGCTTCACCGGCTCCTCGGAGAACGACGAGGCCGCGCAGTACCAGCGCATGAAGAACAAGGTGCACGATGAGTTGAAGAAGCACTTTAAGCCAGAGTTCCTCAACCGCATCGATGACACCGTGGTGTTCCACCAGCTCTCCCAGGATCAGATCGTGCAGATGGTGGAACTGCTCATCGGGCGCGTGGAGAAGATGCTCCAGGCCAAGGACATGGGCATCGAACTCACCGAGAAGGCCAAGAGCCTGCTGGCCAAGCGCGGCTTCGATCCCGTGCTGGGTGCCCGCCCGCTGCGTCGCACCATTCAGCGCGAGATCGAGGACACGATGAGCGAGAAGATCCTCTTTGGCGAGTTGGGTGCTGGGGAGATCGTCACCGTGGACGTGGAGGGCTGGGACGGCGATTCCAAGGAGACCCAGGACGCCAAGTTCACCTTCACCCCGCGCCCCAAGCCGCTGCCGGAGGACGCCTTCGAGGAGATCGAGGAGGAGGTGCGCGAGGTCACGGAGGATTCCGAGTAA
- a CDS encoding MDR family MFS transporter has protein sequence MSNKEPSAPLDSSSEDVKIPGSVIVVLVVLVFAAMMMFLNETILSVALPAIMADFGIEAEVAQWLTTGFMLTMAIVIPTTGYLLQRWSTRIIFLTALLSFLTGTVVAAMAPVFGVLLAGRVLQAVGTALIMPLLMTVAMTVVPPQRRGTVMGTISIVMAVAPALGPTVSGLILEAYTWHWLFWVMVPLVAVVLVCGLFFLRNIGETAKTPLDVVSVLLSAVAFGALIYALSSLGELFDPQSTMRGRVILLVAVGIAALVAFVLRQRALIPSGRALLDLRVFALRDFSLPVSVLLMIFGALLGAVTVLPLYLQTSLDFTERTTGLILLPGGLLNGLLSPFVGRIFDRVGPRPLLLPGVTLLVGSLAAMSTLDEHSTLPEVVIMHICFSVSLGLSITPLMTTALGALPANLYGHGSASLNTLQQLAGAMGTALLIMMLGRGTKTAVANGETMEAATAHGTHWAFLLATVFAVLALVLAFFVRRVPTSGQGAPAAH, from the coding sequence ATGTCGAACAAAGAGCCTTCCGCGCCTCTAGATTCTTCTTCTGAGGACGTGAAGATCCCTGGTTCCGTGATCGTCGTCCTGGTGGTGCTGGTCTTTGCCGCCATGATGATGTTCCTCAATGAAACGATCCTCTCGGTGGCCCTGCCCGCCATCATGGCGGACTTTGGCATCGAGGCCGAGGTGGCGCAGTGGCTCACCACCGGCTTCATGCTCACCATGGCCATCGTGATCCCCACCACTGGCTACCTGCTGCAACGGTGGAGCACCCGTATCATCTTCCTCACCGCCCTGCTCTCCTTCCTCACCGGCACCGTGGTGGCCGCGATGGCCCCGGTGTTTGGCGTTTTGCTCGCCGGGCGCGTGTTGCAGGCGGTGGGCACGGCCCTGATCATGCCGCTGTTGATGACGGTGGCCATGACCGTGGTACCCCCGCAGCGCCGAGGCACGGTGATGGGCACCATCTCCATCGTCATGGCGGTGGCCCCGGCGCTCGGCCCCACGGTGTCCGGCCTCATCTTGGAGGCGTACACCTGGCACTGGCTCTTCTGGGTGATGGTGCCGCTGGTAGCGGTGGTGCTGGTGTGCGGCCTGTTCTTCCTGCGCAACATCGGGGAGACGGCCAAGACGCCCCTGGACGTTGTCTCCGTGCTGCTCTCCGCGGTGGCCTTTGGCGCGCTGATCTACGCCCTGAGTTCCCTGGGCGAACTCTTCGATCCCCAGAGCACCATGCGCGGCCGGGTGATTCTGCTGGTTGCGGTGGGTATCGCGGCCCTGGTTGCCTTCGTGCTGCGCCAGCGCGCCCTGATTCCCTCCGGCCGGGCGCTGTTGGATCTGCGCGTTTTTGCGCTGCGGGATTTCTCCCTCCCGGTATCCGTGCTGCTGATGATCTTCGGTGCACTGCTGGGCGCGGTCACCGTTTTGCCGCTGTACCTGCAAACCTCCTTGGACTTCACGGAGCGCACCACCGGCCTGATCCTGCTGCCGGGCGGCCTGCTCAACGGCCTGCTCTCCCCGTTCGTGGGCCGCATTTTTGATCGGGTGGGCCCGCGCCCGCTGCTTCTGCCCGGCGTGACGCTGCTGGTGGGCTCCCTGGCGGCCATGTCTACCCTGGATGAGCACAGCACCCTGCCCGAGGTGGTCATCATGCACATCTGCTTCTCGGTGTCCCTGGGTCTTTCCATCACCCCGCTGATGACCACCGCCCTGGGGGCGCTGCCCGCGAACCTCTACGGACACGGCTCCGCCTCGCTGAACACCTTGCAGCAGTTGGCGGGCGCGATGGGCACCGCGCTGCTGATCATGATGCTGGGCCGGGGTACCAAGACGGCCGTGGCCAACGGGGAGACGATGGAGGCGGCCACCGCGCACGGCACCCACTGGGCCTTCCTGCTGGCCACCGTCTTTGCGGTGCTGGCCCTGGTGCTGGCCTTCTTTGTGCGCCGCGTGCCCACCTCGGGGCAGGGGGCACCCGCCGCGCACTAG
- a CDS encoding TetR/AcrR family transcriptional regulator produces MPKISEERRQRQRQRIIDAAVTVLGERGFANASMAEIIRASGLSAGAIYGYFPSKNELFQAAARDVLGRRLRVLGQSATGAVPPPEEALVEFFHVLKKGEPGSAMIVQMWGEAVNNEGMQEVAFQVLSEGREAVEEYLVAWYTQEGAEGPERRARGAVGPILAMAQGALVQSALLGEPMFHLEEGLRRVLR; encoded by the coding sequence ATGCCGAAAATCAGCGAGGAACGCCGCCAACGGCAGCGCCAACGGATCATTGACGCCGCCGTGACGGTGCTGGGGGAAAGGGGCTTTGCCAACGCCTCGATGGCGGAGATTATTAGGGCCTCCGGCCTGTCCGCCGGGGCCATCTATGGGTATTTTCCCAGCAAGAATGAGCTTTTTCAGGCCGCCGCCCGGGATGTTCTGGGGCGGAGGCTAAGAGTGCTTGGGCAATCCGCCACGGGTGCGGTGCCACCCCCGGAGGAGGCCCTGGTGGAGTTTTTTCACGTGCTAAAGAAGGGGGAACCGGGCTCAGCGATGATCGTGCAGATGTGGGGGGAGGCGGTGAATAACGAGGGAATGCAGGAGGTGGCGTTCCAGGTTCTCTCCGAGGGGCGTGAGGCCGTGGAGGAATATCTGGTGGCCTGGTACACGCAGGAGGGGGCGGAAGGGCCGGAAAGGCGTGCGCGGGGCGCGGTGGGGCCGATCCTGGCGATGGCCCAGGGGGCGCTCGTGCAGAGCGCCTTGTTGGGGGAACCCATGTTTCATTTGGAGGAGGGCTTGCGCAGGGTGCTAAGGTAG
- a CDS encoding ABC transporter permease: protein MSTHPATSTSPASPQEPAQTPQPEKTPWSKALLIGLAATAVVTLALLAFSWPSYTATPKNLPVSVVASESAYTAMTQTLAQQDSPFDLSRAESREEATRKIEQRESYGAFILPSAPGEQMEVLTSPAANNSIATMLGTAGTTMHKQQVAAALESGQAADPQASAALTQQALKGPTITPVSPLSEDDPQGSGLAVAAFPLILGGIIGGVLISLTVRGAAQRFTAILAYSTIAASALLFVLHTWFGFLPTASLPLWGALALGLGATASLVTGLHSLLGTPGIGLGAIITVFIANPISGATLPLEFLPWHFEALGRVFVPGATQELLRNLSYFPEASNTQPWLVLSAWAVFGLLCLAAKRR from the coding sequence ATGTCCACTCACCCCGCCACATCAACCTCCCCGGCCAGCCCCCAAGAACCCGCTCAGACCCCACAGCCGGAAAAGACCCCCTGGTCCAAGGCCCTGCTCATCGGCCTCGCCGCCACCGCCGTAGTCACCCTGGCCCTCCTGGCCTTCAGCTGGCCCTCCTACACCGCCACGCCCAAGAATCTCCCGGTCAGCGTGGTGGCCAGCGAGTCCGCCTACACCGCCATGACCCAAACCCTGGCGCAGCAGGATTCCCCCTTTGACCTCAGCCGCGCGGAATCCCGGGAGGAGGCCACCCGGAAGATTGAGCAGCGCGAATCCTATGGCGCGTTCATCCTCCCCAGCGCCCCCGGCGAGCAGATGGAGGTGCTCACCTCCCCCGCCGCCAATAACTCCATAGCCACCATGCTCGGCACGGCGGGCACCACCATGCACAAGCAGCAAGTCGCCGCCGCCCTGGAAAGCGGCCAGGCCGCCGACCCACAGGCCAGCGCCGCCCTCACCCAACAGGCCCTCAAGGGCCCCACCATCACCCCCGTCTCTCCCCTGAGCGAGGACGATCCCCAGGGCAGCGGGCTCGCCGTGGCGGCCTTCCCCCTGATACTCGGCGGCATCATCGGCGGCGTGCTCATCTCCCTCACCGTCCGCGGTGCCGCGCAGCGCTTCACCGCCATCCTCGCTTACTCCACCATCGCGGCCAGCGCGCTCCTCTTCGTCCTGCACACTTGGTTTGGCTTCCTCCCCACCGCCAGCCTGCCCCTGTGGGGCGCCCTGGCCCTCGGCCTTGGTGCCACGGCCAGCCTGGTCACGGGTCTGCACAGCCTGCTGGGCACCCCCGGAATCGGCCTCGGTGCGATCATCACCGTGTTCATCGCCAACCCCATCTCCGGGGCCACCCTGCCGCTGGAGTTCCTGCCCTGGCACTTTGAGGCCCTCGGCCGCGTCTTTGTCCCCGGCGCCACCCAGGAACTGCTGCGCAACCTCAGCTACTTCCCGGAGGCCAGCAACACTCAGCCCTGGCTGGTGCTCAGCGCATGGGCGGTGTTCGGACTGCTCTGCCTCGCAGCCAAGCGCCGCTAA